The following proteins are co-located in the Dietzia timorensis genome:
- a CDS encoding alpha/beta-hydrolase family protein, giving the protein MVAHPLPTRPLRLAPLRLPVASRPRRLARRASSWLLAAAAVAFAAYVLIGALSSAAWWTFNSGPLTGDPEIVLTEPSPSGAVRVYGDTPELAPGESAAKAVDALDAEGGFARSTLVVALPTGSGWVDPKEVDALERHAGGDLATISMRYSRAPSGAVFALRPEVAEDSAHALLSAVAERLRTMEPGERPRLIVHGQSLGAQAGEAALADRALLPFVSAVLWQGRPGEEFSRASNAAPLGDCAISAVNGDDPVTKLSWHLLADPAEAVGVLSRLPGSESKTPGTAHSYVPLLPPEHCTPEGPADGRDAPGGAAIAASTAGNRVR; this is encoded by the coding sequence GTGGTAGCCCATCCGCTGCCCACGCGCCCGCTGCGCCTCGCCCCTCTACGCCTTCCTGTGGCGAGCCGGCCCCGGCGCCTCGCGCGGCGCGCGTCTTCGTGGCTGCTTGCCGCCGCGGCCGTCGCTTTCGCCGCCTACGTGCTCATCGGCGCGCTGTCGTCCGCGGCGTGGTGGACGTTCAATTCCGGCCCGCTCACCGGAGATCCCGAGATCGTGCTCACCGAGCCCTCCCCCAGCGGTGCCGTCCGCGTCTACGGCGATACCCCGGAGCTGGCACCAGGCGAGTCAGCCGCGAAAGCCGTCGACGCGCTCGACGCGGAAGGTGGATTCGCCCGCAGCACTCTCGTCGTCGCACTGCCCACGGGCTCGGGATGGGTCGACCCGAAGGAGGTCGACGCGCTCGAGCGCCACGCCGGAGGCGACCTCGCGACGATCTCGATGCGCTACTCCCGGGCGCCTTCCGGCGCGGTGTTCGCGCTGCGCCCGGAGGTCGCCGAGGACTCCGCCCACGCGCTGCTCTCCGCGGTCGCCGAGCGGCTGCGCACGATGGAACCCGGGGAAAGGCCTCGCCTGATCGTGCACGGACAGAGCCTTGGCGCCCAGGCCGGCGAGGCCGCGCTCGCCGACCGCGCCCTCCTGCCGTTCGTCTCGGCGGTGCTGTGGCAGGGACGGCCCGGGGAGGAATTCTCGCGCGCCTCGAACGCAGCGCCGCTCGGCGATTGCGCCATCTCCGCCGTCAACGGCGACGATCCTGTGACGAAGCTATCGTGGCACCTCCTGGCAGATCCCGCGGAGGCCGTGGGCGTGTTGTCCCGGCTGCCCGGCTCGGAGTCGAAAACCCCTGGAACAGCGCACTCCTACGTGCCACTGCTGCCGCCCGAGCACTGCACGCCGGAAGGCCCGGCCGATGGCCGAGACGCGCCCGGGGGCGCAGCGATCGCTGCGTCGACGGCAGGAAATCGAGTACGCTGA
- a CDS encoding SDR family NAD(P)-dependent oxidoreductase — MPRTIVITGATRGIGLVAVRELTHRHRDATFVLLARPETGAAAVTTLLDDGVRAEFVPADLRSLSSVAEAAHDVSERIRSGQLPPLGHLVLNAGVQHPSAMSRTTDGFEGTFAVNVLANHVLVRYLGPLVDPSDRIVITVSDTHFGDLQHNLGVMPGPQWRSPEKLARPGAFRAPTTTAAGRTAYSTSKLAAIYMVHSYAREFGTDGAGSHAGPAVIGFNPGLVPGTGLMRDAPLPMRLSMKYVLPALTVTPIASTQRDAGQWLADVVTGDARAPSGAYVSRDREVWSSAESYDTERERELRDVADRLTAQWLPGR, encoded by the coding sequence ATGCCGCGCACCATCGTCATCACCGGAGCGACGCGCGGCATCGGCCTCGTCGCCGTACGCGAACTGACCCACCGCCACCGGGACGCGACCTTCGTACTTCTCGCCCGCCCCGAGACCGGCGCCGCCGCCGTCACAACCCTGCTGGATGACGGCGTACGAGCCGAGTTCGTCCCGGCCGACCTGCGGTCGCTGTCCTCCGTCGCCGAGGCGGCGCACGATGTCTCCGAGCGCATCCGGTCGGGACAGCTTCCGCCGCTCGGGCATCTGGTGCTCAATGCGGGCGTGCAGCACCCCAGCGCGATGAGCCGCACGACCGATGGGTTCGAGGGGACTTTCGCCGTCAACGTGCTCGCCAATCACGTGCTGGTGCGCTATCTGGGCCCGCTCGTGGATCCGTCCGACCGCATCGTGATCACGGTGTCCGACACCCACTTCGGCGACCTCCAGCACAATCTCGGCGTGATGCCCGGGCCGCAGTGGCGTTCGCCCGAGAAACTCGCCCGGCCCGGCGCTTTTCGCGCACCGACGACCACCGCCGCCGGTCGCACCGCCTACTCGACGAGCAAGCTCGCGGCGATCTACATGGTGCATTCTTATGCCCGAGAATTCGGCACGGACGGCGCCGGTTCGCACGCCGGACCAGCGGTGATCGGCTTCAACCCGGGGTTGGTACCCGGCACGGGCCTGATGCGCGATGCGCCGCTGCCCATGCGGCTGTCCATGAAGTACGTTCTCCCGGCGCTGACGGTGACTCCGATCGCGAGTACCCAGCGCGACGCGGGACAGTGGCTCGCGGACGTCGTCACAGGTGACGCGAGAGCCCCAAGCGGCGCCTACGTGAGCCGCGACCGCGAAGTGTGGTCCTCGGCCGAGTCCTACGACACCGAACGCGAGCGCGAGCTGCGCGACGTCGCAGATCGCCTCACCGCGCAGTGGCTCCCCGGTCGGTAA
- a CDS encoding FAD-binding oxidoreductase — translation MTDKAITPDVRRLWGFGRRGSTVCHTIAPRDPQEVIDAVVAVAEHNASSPDFLKRGVVARGLGRSYGDNAQNSGGLVIDLSGLDRIHSIDAESGIAVMQPGVSLDQLMRAALPHGLWVPVLPGTREVTVGGAIGCDIHGKNHHSAGSFGNHVVQLDLLVADGSVLTLRPEGSLDDPDGSIFWATIGGIGLTGIILEVHLQMTHTETAYFLADTDRTANLDETIELHTDGSESTYTYTSAWFDSIIDEPHLGRAGLARGSLATLAQLEEFAPEKAKDPLAFDAPHLFDVPDVFPNGLANKLDFTIVSKAYYYKTPKRGRNLVQNLTQFYHPLDLVGEWNRLYGKAGFCQYQFLIPPGAIEEFKTIIRTIQGSGHYSALNVLKFSGPGNQAPLSFPDEGWSVALDFPYKRGLAEFLESLDKQVLEFGGRGYTAKDSRMSAATFHSMYPRIDEWISVRRRVDPDGVFVSDMARRLELV, via the coding sequence GTGACAGACAAAGCGATCACGCCGGACGTTCGGCGACTCTGGGGCTTCGGTAGGCGCGGTTCGACGGTGTGTCACACCATCGCGCCGCGCGATCCGCAGGAGGTTATCGACGCGGTCGTCGCGGTTGCCGAGCACAACGCCTCGTCGCCGGACTTCCTCAAGCGTGGGGTCGTTGCTCGCGGGCTCGGACGCTCGTACGGGGACAACGCGCAAAACTCCGGTGGACTGGTTATCGACCTTTCCGGGCTCGACCGCATTCACTCCATCGATGCGGAATCGGGAATCGCCGTCATGCAGCCAGGGGTGAGCCTCGACCAACTCATGCGCGCAGCTCTGCCCCATGGTCTTTGGGTTCCCGTGTTGCCGGGGACCAGAGAGGTCACCGTCGGCGGTGCGATCGGCTGCGATATCCACGGTAAGAACCACCATTCGGCGGGATCGTTCGGCAACCACGTCGTCCAGCTGGATCTGCTCGTCGCCGACGGGAGTGTGCTGACGCTGCGACCGGAGGGGTCGCTCGACGACCCGGACGGGTCGATTTTTTGGGCGACGATCGGCGGCATCGGGCTGACCGGGATCATCCTCGAGGTCCACCTGCAGATGACCCACACCGAGACCGCGTACTTCCTCGCGGACACCGACCGCACGGCGAATCTCGACGAGACGATCGAGCTGCATACCGACGGTTCGGAATCGACATACACCTATACCTCTGCATGGTTCGATTCGATTATCGACGAGCCTCATCTCGGGCGTGCGGGGCTCGCCCGTGGCTCTCTCGCGACGCTGGCGCAGCTCGAGGAGTTCGCCCCCGAGAAGGCGAAAGATCCACTCGCCTTTGACGCGCCCCACCTTTTCGACGTGCCCGACGTCTTTCCCAATGGGTTGGCGAACAAGCTCGATTTCACGATCGTGTCGAAGGCGTACTACTACAAGACGCCGAAACGCGGACGGAACCTCGTGCAGAATCTCACGCAGTTCTACCACCCGCTCGACCTCGTCGGAGAGTGGAATCGTTTGTACGGAAAGGCGGGATTCTGCCAGTACCAATTCCTCATTCCCCCGGGTGCGATCGAGGAGTTCAAGACGATCATTCGCACCATTCAGGGCTCCGGGCACTATTCGGCGCTCAACGTGTTGAAGTTCTCCGGGCCGGGGAACCAGGCACCGCTGAGCTTCCCCGACGAAGGCTGGAGCGTGGCGCTGGATTTCCCCTACAAGCGCGGGCTCGCCGAGTTCCTCGAGTCGCTCGACAAGCAGGTCCTCGAGTTCGGCGGTCGCGGGTACACGGCGAAGGACTCCCGCATGAGCGCGGCGACGTTCCATTCCATGTACCCACGAATCGACGAGTGGATCAGTGTTCGCCGACGCGTTGACCCCGACGGCGTATTCGTGTCCGACATGGCCAGGAGGCTGGAGTTGGTGTAG
- a CDS encoding MFS transporter, with amino-acid sequence MLSSPSRRSPLALPVIFLAQLVIPMSIAGTAVALPEISGELGTVSWQLQWVVNGFNLAFALMTLFWGNVADRVGHDRTFRAGIAIALFGALASTAAGNLLMLDAARVIAGIGAAAVLTGAASILSQAWSGAERRRAFALFGTANGLGLALGPSVSGVLVDSVGWRGVFAAQVAILLVAFVGSVLIPRVRAEEPKETGQSGDTLNLALLKHPGFAAMLLVPVAGSLGFVTLLTYLPNAFSAVKGFPADTAGSLMLLATIPVFVAPMLVGALMSRTGLRSGVVIVAAFAFLVLGNLGVLLLEPSGDLAPVLISMVFLGLGFGVPLGIVDAEALGQVPEERSGSAAGLLNFVRIGSEAVAVAAYAAVLAGIIGSQLVDQPELAAKAKAGQPAAPDVYASALHLVILLAVVLVLLLAVAFVLLRRKSVRTSSQTIVESNAKGSGDCCVDAQR; translated from the coding sequence GTGCTTTCATCTCCATCGCGTCGGAGTCCGCTGGCGCTGCCTGTCATATTCTTGGCTCAACTCGTTATCCCCATGTCGATCGCGGGCACCGCCGTGGCTTTGCCGGAAATCAGCGGCGAGCTGGGCACCGTGTCCTGGCAGCTGCAGTGGGTCGTCAACGGATTCAATTTGGCTTTTGCCCTCATGACTCTCTTCTGGGGCAACGTCGCCGATCGAGTAGGGCACGACCGCACCTTTCGCGCAGGAATCGCGATCGCACTCTTCGGCGCGTTGGCCAGCACCGCTGCCGGCAATCTTCTCATGCTCGATGCGGCGCGCGTTATCGCCGGAATCGGTGCGGCGGCCGTGCTCACCGGTGCGGCGTCAATCCTCTCGCAAGCATGGAGCGGAGCCGAACGGCGACGAGCATTCGCTCTATTCGGTACCGCGAATGGGCTCGGCCTCGCGCTCGGCCCAAGCGTCTCCGGGGTCCTCGTCGATTCAGTCGGATGGCGGGGCGTCTTTGCTGCTCAGGTCGCGATCCTTCTCGTCGCATTCGTTGGCTCGGTACTTATTCCCCGTGTCCGCGCGGAGGAACCGAAAGAGACCGGACAAAGCGGAGACACGCTCAATCTGGCGCTGCTCAAGCACCCCGGATTCGCGGCGATGCTGCTCGTTCCCGTAGCTGGCTCCCTGGGGTTCGTTACACTCCTCACCTACTTGCCGAACGCCTTCTCGGCGGTCAAAGGCTTCCCCGCCGACACGGCAGGCTCGCTGATGCTGCTCGCCACAATTCCCGTCTTCGTGGCGCCGATGCTCGTCGGCGCACTGATGTCTCGGACGGGACTTCGAAGCGGCGTCGTGATCGTCGCCGCGTTCGCATTCCTAGTCCTGGGCAACCTCGGGGTGCTTCTTCTGGAACCGTCCGGAGACTTGGCGCCGGTTCTCATCTCGATGGTGTTTCTAGGGCTCGGGTTCGGCGTTCCTCTCGGGATTGTCGATGCCGAAGCTCTCGGCCAGGTGCCCGAAGAGAGGAGCGGCAGTGCAGCAGGCTTACTCAACTTTGTGAGGATCGGTTCCGAGGCAGTAGCCGTCGCGGCCTACGCAGCTGTTCTGGCAGGAATTATCGGTTCGCAGCTTGTCGACCAGCCAGAGCTCGCAGCGAAAGCGAAGGCCGGGCAGCCGGCGGCGCCTGATGTATACGCCAGCGCGCTCCACCTCGTAATACTGCTCGCAGTCGTGCTCGTGCTCCTGCTCGCCGTTGCTTTCGTTCTGCTCCGTAGGAAGAGCGTCAGAACTAGCTCGCAGACAATTGTCGAGTCGAACGCGAAAGGGTCTGGCGACTGCTGTGTCGACGCCCAGCGCTAG
- a CDS encoding ArsR/SmtB family transcription factor: protein MADEYGHPSVDEMRIGDVLAAVADDNRRHVVRELALSDDTAERSCTSFGLDVSKSTRSHHFKVLREAGVVRQVDRGNKSGVTLRRDDLERRFPGLLELIAAEER, encoded by the coding sequence ATGGCGGATGAATACGGACATCCTTCGGTAGACGAAATGCGCATTGGCGACGTGCTCGCCGCCGTGGCCGATGACAACAGGCGGCACGTCGTTCGTGAACTCGCGCTTAGCGATGACACTGCCGAGCGCTCGTGCACGAGCTTTGGTCTCGACGTGTCGAAATCGACGAGATCGCATCACTTCAAGGTCCTGCGTGAGGCGGGAGTCGTTAGGCAAGTGGACCGCGGAAACAAAAGTGGCGTCACCCTGCGCCGGGACGATCTCGAACGTAGATTTCCGGGCCTGCTCGAACTGATTGCCGCAGAGGAACGATAA
- a CDS encoding nitroreductase family protein: MNLYEALRARRSRREFSAEPVAPTDKAALLDLARERPEGGWAYPSAHGLRTVTLYDVGPHVPRNAVESAVFDEQPWLLHAPLLLVLSADLGRAHAEFDFQDPSGNQARDFVMLEAGCLLQSVLLTCADRGLAAVPVAGLRRPDIDGVFGHPAHVISLVAIGHTAAN, encoded by the coding sequence GTGAACCTCTACGAAGCGCTCCGCGCCCGCCGCTCGCGCCGCGAATTCTCCGCCGAACCGGTCGCCCCCACAGACAAGGCAGCATTGCTCGACCTTGCCCGGGAGCGGCCGGAAGGCGGCTGGGCGTACCCATCTGCCCACGGCCTGCGCACCGTTACGCTGTATGACGTCGGGCCTCACGTCCCCCGCAACGCCGTCGAATCCGCCGTCTTCGACGAGCAGCCGTGGTTGCTTCATGCGCCGCTTCTGCTCGTGCTCTCGGCGGACCTCGGCCGCGCCCACGCCGAGTTCGACTTTCAGGATCCCAGCGGTAACCAGGCGCGCGATTTCGTCATGCTCGAAGCCGGTTGTCTCCTGCAGTCGGTGCTATTGACCTGCGCCGACCGCGGCCTCGCAGCCGTGCCCGTCGCGGGCCTGCGCAGGCCGGACATAGACGGGGTCTTCGGCCATCCCGCCCACGTCATCTCGTTGGTTGCCATCGGCCATACGGCCGCCAACTAA
- a CDS encoding diadenosine tetraphosphate hydrolase translates to MSSDAWKTDRVRSAIDGTNPTILARLSAGFAAIGDVQFLPGYCVLLTDRPGVERLSDLERFARLSFLDDMDLLGEAIERVCSKADPSFRRVNLEILGNTHGFLHAHAWPRYEWEPDEVRHLPVWLYPSENWSKPEFSLSAQHDQLRRALAETIADLDALRKLS, encoded by the coding sequence ATGAGCTCAGATGCTTGGAAGACGGATCGAGTGCGCAGCGCCATCGACGGCACGAACCCCACAATCTTGGCCCGCCTTTCCGCCGGTTTCGCAGCGATCGGAGACGTTCAATTTCTTCCCGGGTATTGCGTGCTGCTCACCGATCGACCGGGGGTCGAACGACTTTCCGACCTGGAACGCTTCGCCAGGCTTTCTTTTCTCGACGATATGGATCTCCTCGGCGAGGCCATTGAGCGCGTGTGTAGTAAGGCGGATCCGAGCTTTCGTAGGGTCAATCTTGAGATCCTCGGCAATACCCACGGTTTCCTTCATGCGCATGCTTGGCCGCGGTATGAATGGGAACCAGACGAGGTTCGCCATCTTCCTGTCTGGCTTTACCCTTCGGAGAATTGGTCAAAACCGGAATTTTCCCTTTCGGCTCAGCATGATCAACTGCGTCGGGCGCTTGCCGAGACAATCGCGGACCTGGATGCACTTCGCAAGCTAAGCTGA
- a CDS encoding alpha/beta hydrolase — protein MNVSVFTDDGKIMRNKSQKMAAALVSMAVVAAGGSAQAFAADMDKARAVQNAPAAQGVSPEGAATQAAGTLGAINPDQLSQVLGSSGNPAFAGSTIMGSADALGFSPDLFAGNTPLPPAPDPSITETKVLRKTVDEGRYEQWEIAYAPMQRVITIEIYRAATDGPAPNLYLLDGVGSERPSGFMLWNAKEQFKNENVNLVIPTGGQASMWADWQQQDPKLGISKWESFITEALPKLTAESQIGLKHNGKNGIGGISMGAASAYSIAVRHPEQYQGVFGLSGCYTTDDFGQILTRYTVESRGANVQNMWGPPGSEEWQAHDAISQAEKLRGKALYLSSGTGAAKEGEFDAYNGDIGNFVAGAALEQASNVCTHRMDEKLNDLDIDHRFDQIPAGLHNWSLFAPQMPIAWNHIKGALGA, from the coding sequence ATGAATGTGTCGGTGTTCACCGACGACGGGAAAATCATGCGAAATAAATCTCAGAAGATGGCTGCGGCCCTCGTGTCCATGGCTGTTGTAGCCGCGGGTGGTTCCGCGCAGGCATTCGCCGCGGACATGGACAAGGCGCGCGCGGTGCAGAACGCTCCCGCCGCGCAGGGAGTCTCACCCGAGGGCGCTGCGACTCAGGCCGCCGGCACACTCGGCGCGATCAACCCCGACCAGCTCTCGCAGGTTCTCGGGTCCTCGGGCAACCCGGCGTTCGCCGGTTCGACCATCATGGGCTCGGCCGACGCGCTCGGCTTCTCGCCCGACCTCTTCGCCGGCAACACGCCGCTTCCCCCGGCTCCGGATCCGTCGATCACCGAGACGAAGGTGCTGCGCAAGACGGTCGACGAGGGCCGCTACGAGCAGTGGGAGATCGCCTACGCGCCGATGCAGCGCGTCATCACCATCGAGATCTACCGCGCCGCCACCGACGGCCCTGCCCCGAACCTCTACCTTCTCGACGGCGTCGGCTCCGAGCGTCCCAGCGGCTTCATGCTGTGGAACGCGAAGGAGCAGTTCAAGAACGAGAACGTCAACCTCGTGATCCCGACCGGCGGCCAGGCCTCCATGTGGGCGGATTGGCAGCAGCAGGATCCGAAGCTCGGAATCTCCAAGTGGGAGTCCTTCATCACCGAGGCGCTCCCGAAGCTCACCGCGGAGTCGCAGATCGGCCTCAAGCACAACGGCAAGAACGGTATCGGCGGCATCTCGATGGGCGCCGCGTCCGCGTATTCGATCGCCGTTCGCCACCCCGAGCAGTACCAGGGCGTTTTCGGCCTCTCGGGCTGCTATACGACCGACGATTTCGGGCAGATCCTCACCCGCTACACCGTGGAATCCCGCGGCGCGAACGTGCAGAACATGTGGGGCCCGCCCGGGAGCGAGGAATGGCAGGCACACGACGCGATCAGCCAGGCCGAGAAGCTGCGCGGCAAGGCGCTCTACCTCTCGTCCGGCACGGGCGCGGCGAAGGAAGGCGAGTTCGACGCCTACAACGGCGACATCGGTAACTTCGTCGCCGGCGCCGCGCTCGAGCAGGCGTCCAACGTGTGCACGCACCGCATGGATGAGAAGCTCAACGATCTGGACATCGATCACCGCTTCGACCAGATCCCCGCGGGCCTGCACAACTGGTCGCTCTTCGCGCCGCAGATGCCGATCGCGTGGAACCACATCAAGGGTGCTCTCGGGGCGTAG
- a CDS encoding ATP-binding cassette domain-containing protein yields the protein MSVARMKDLTVRVDTGRWSATVVDGARLDLAGGSVTALLGDSGSGKSMLARALAGTLPATAEASGTLEVPSVAYVPQSGADAFSSSHTVGEQLREIAEPRGTDLAAACDRALYPADRLDLYVEQHSGGEIDRAALAAGFLAAPELLIVDEPSSSVDDGLAEVLWSALGAYPREMVPGAAVLVITSDIGLMSHSGIVDSVVMLRDGRVIADDEAAAVLGSDDPYISRFLGAYLGR from the coding sequence ATGTCTGTGGCGCGCATGAAGGACCTGACGGTCCGGGTCGACACCGGCCGCTGGTCGGCAACAGTGGTTGACGGCGCGCGGCTAGACCTCGCCGGTGGAAGCGTGACCGCCCTGCTCGGAGACTCGGGCAGCGGTAAATCGATGCTGGCCAGGGCTCTCGCTGGAACGCTGCCGGCGACCGCCGAGGCGAGCGGAACTCTCGAGGTTCCCTCGGTCGCCTACGTCCCACAATCCGGAGCCGACGCGTTTTCCAGCTCTCACACCGTGGGTGAGCAACTGCGTGAGATCGCCGAGCCCCGGGGCACGGATCTCGCGGCCGCCTGCGACCGCGCTCTCTACCCGGCCGACCGGCTCGACCTCTACGTCGAGCAGCATTCGGGCGGCGAAATCGACCGCGCCGCGCTGGCCGCAGGGTTCCTCGCGGCCCCGGAATTGCTCATCGTCGACGAGCCCTCGTCATCTGTAGATGATGGCCTCGCCGAGGTGTTGTGGAGCGCCCTCGGCGCCTACCCGCGCGAGATGGTTCCCGGCGCGGCCGTCCTCGTCATTACCAGCGATATCGGGTTGATGAGCCACTCGGGGATTGTCGACAGCGTCGTCATGCTGCGCGATGGCCGAGTGATCGCCGACGACGAGGCCGCGGCCGTGCTCGGCAGCGATGACCCCTACATTTCGAGATTCCTCGGCGCGTATCTCGGCCGATAG
- a CDS encoding sugar O-acetyltransferase — MSSDNGSPAPVADLISALRAGETIIGGSDLHLAMHGVSQEAIRVATELNGSYHDQAGVRALLSELVGEQVDDSVSLFPPFYSDFGKNIHFGRDVFINMGCKFQDQGGITIGDGALIGHNVLIATLNHDMDPAKRADMHPAAVTIGKKVWVGANCTILPGVTIGDGAVITAASVVTKDVPENSLAVGSPAKVVREVVPSA, encoded by the coding sequence ATGAGCTCGGACAACGGATCGCCCGCCCCCGTCGCGGACCTCATCTCCGCCCTGCGCGCCGGCGAGACCATCATCGGTGGCAGCGATCTGCACTTGGCGATGCACGGCGTCTCGCAGGAGGCGATTCGCGTGGCCACGGAACTCAACGGTTCCTACCACGACCAGGCCGGGGTGCGGGCGTTGCTGTCCGAACTCGTCGGGGAACAGGTCGACGACAGTGTCAGCCTGTTCCCGCCCTTCTACTCCGACTTCGGCAAGAACATCCATTTCGGTCGCGACGTGTTCATCAACATGGGCTGCAAGTTCCAGGACCAAGGCGGGATCACCATCGGCGACGGCGCGCTCATCGGACACAACGTGCTCATCGCGACGCTCAACCACGACATGGATCCGGCCAAGCGGGCGGACATGCACCCCGCCGCCGTCACCATCGGCAAAAAGGTCTGGGTGGGCGCGAACTGCACGATCCTCCCCGGGGTGACGATCGGCGACGGCGCGGTGATCACCGCGGCCTCCGTGGTCACCAAGGACGTCCCTGAAAACTCGCTCGCCGTCGGTTCGCCGGCGAAGGTCGTGCGCGAGGTCGTCCCCTCCGCCTAG
- a CDS encoding zinc-dependent alcohol dehydrogenase family protein yields the protein MRGIIMHGKGDVRFEERPDPRVEQPTDAVIKIIAACVCGSDLWPYRGYDQPDHQKMGHEYVGQVESVGDDVTTVSPGDYVVGSFVISDNTCEICEAGYQSRCVNAVFVDGEIGTQAEYARIPHADGTLVALPGKPDDDLVPSLLAASDVLGTGWFAADAAGAGPGKTVAVVGDGAVGLMGILAAKQMGAEKIIAMSRHEPRQQLAREFGATDIVAERGAEGVAKIKELTDGLGAHATIEAVGTQESMMQAVRSTRPGGSIGYVGVSHDVELPGGELFFGLVHLHGGPAPVRRYLPELIDLIWNRTIEPGKVFNMELPLAEAARGYEAMDNREAIKVLLRP from the coding sequence ATGCGCGGAATCATCATGCACGGCAAGGGCGACGTCCGATTCGAGGAGCGCCCGGATCCGCGGGTCGAGCAGCCGACCGACGCCGTCATCAAGATCATCGCGGCGTGTGTGTGCGGCTCGGACCTATGGCCCTACCGCGGCTACGACCAGCCCGACCACCAGAAGATGGGCCACGAGTATGTCGGCCAGGTCGAATCCGTCGGCGACGACGTCACTACCGTGTCCCCCGGCGACTACGTCGTCGGCTCGTTCGTCATCTCCGACAACACGTGCGAGATCTGCGAGGCCGGTTACCAGTCGCGCTGTGTCAACGCCGTGTTCGTCGACGGCGAGATCGGCACGCAGGCCGAATACGCCCGCATCCCGCACGCCGACGGCACCCTCGTTGCGCTCCCGGGCAAGCCCGATGACGACCTCGTCCCGTCCCTCCTCGCCGCCTCGGACGTGCTCGGAACGGGATGGTTCGCCGCTGACGCCGCAGGTGCCGGTCCCGGCAAGACGGTCGCGGTCGTCGGCGACGGCGCCGTGGGGCTGATGGGCATTCTCGCGGCCAAGCAGATGGGCGCCGAGAAGATCATCGCCATGAGCCGCCACGAGCCCCGCCAGCAGCTGGCCCGCGAGTTCGGCGCCACCGACATCGTCGCCGAGCGCGGGGCCGAGGGCGTGGCGAAAATCAAGGAGCTCACCGACGGTCTCGGCGCGCACGCCACGATCGAGGCGGTGGGCACGCAGGAGTCGATGATGCAGGCTGTTCGCTCGACCCGCCCCGGCGGATCGATCGGCTACGTCGGCGTGTCCCACGACGTCGAGCTTCCGGGCGGAGAGCTGTTCTTCGGCCTCGTGCACCTACACGGCGGACCGGCCCCGGTACGCCGCTACCTGCCCGAACTCATCGATCTCATCTGGAATCGCACCATCGAGCCCGGCAAGGTCTTCAACATGGAGCTACCGCTGGCCGAGGCGGCGCGCGGCTACGAGGCCATGGACAACCGCGAAGCGATCAAGGTGCTGCTGCGGCCGTAG
- a CDS encoding helix-turn-helix transcriptional regulator: MAARDHTGIAAGKGAVREFLMSRRGKITPEQAGIATHGERRVPGLRRGEVADLAGISPEYYAKLERGALAGASRSILDAVARALQLDEAEHAHLLDLARAVDGIPTSGRRRGRAAATAQVRPGLRGVVDSITDAVAFVRNSYQDIVAINSLGRAFYSPVIGSGGRTPNLARFQFLDPASRDFYPDWESMARMCVGVMRTETGIAPNDSTLQNLVGELATGSEDFARLWAEHDVRIHGAGTKRFAHPEVGEMELRFEELGVTADAGLNLYVYSAPIGSADHDKLQLLGAWSQPAAEFPADAVGPRAREATTNDSKEH; this comes from the coding sequence ATGGCGGCACGAGATCACACAGGAATCGCGGCAGGCAAGGGTGCCGTGCGTGAGTTCCTCATGTCCCGACGCGGGAAGATCACCCCGGAGCAGGCGGGGATCGCTACGCATGGTGAGCGCCGTGTCCCCGGGCTTCGCAGGGGCGAAGTAGCCGATCTGGCCGGGATCAGTCCCGAGTACTACGCGAAGCTCGAGCGCGGTGCCCTCGCCGGAGCCTCCCGCTCGATCCTCGACGCGGTCGCCCGCGCGCTGCAGCTCGACGAGGCCGAGCATGCGCACCTTCTCGACCTGGCGCGCGCCGTCGACGGCATCCCCACCTCGGGGCGGAGGCGTGGGCGTGCCGCGGCGACCGCCCAGGTGCGTCCGGGGCTCCGCGGCGTCGTCGATTCGATCACCGATGCCGTGGCTTTCGTGCGGAACTCCTATCAGGACATCGTCGCCATAAATTCTCTCGGCCGAGCGTTTTACTCGCCGGTGATCGGCTCCGGCGGTCGCACGCCGAACCTCGCCAGGTTTCAGTTCCTCGACCCCGCTTCCCGCGACTTCTATCCGGATTGGGAGTCGATGGCCCGGATGTGTGTCGGCGTGATGCGCACCGAGACTGGAATCGCACCGAACGACAGCACTCTGCAGAACCTCGTCGGCGAACTTGCCACGGGGAGCGAGGACTTTGCGCGGCTATGGGCCGAGCACGATGTGCGGATTCACGGCGCAGGCACGAAACGATTCGCTCACCCCGAGGTCGGCGAGATGGAGCTGAGGTTCGAAGAACTCGGAGTCACCGCCGACGCCGGCTTGAACCTCTACGTCTATAGCGCGCCGATCGGTTCGGCGGACCACGACAAACTTCAGCTCCTGGGCGCGTGGAGCCAGCCCGCCGCGGAGTTCCCCGCGGACGCGGTCGGCCCGCGGGCACGGGAAGCGACAACCAACGACTCGAAGGAGCACTAA